A stretch of the Neofelis nebulosa isolate mNeoNeb1 chromosome 1, mNeoNeb1.pri, whole genome shotgun sequence genome encodes the following:
- the PCYOX1L gene encoding prenylcysteine oxidase-like, translated as MARAARLLAALAALLAAAATGGDARPSKIAVVGAGIGGSAVAHFLQQHFGPRVQIDVFEKGTVGGRLATISVNKQHYESGAASFHSLSLHMQDFVKQLGLRHRREVVGRSAIFSGEHFVLEETDWYLLNLFRLWWHYGISFLRLQMWVEEVMEKFMRIYKYQAHGYAFSGVEELLYSLGESAFVNMTQRSVAESLLQVGVTQRFIDDVVSAVLRASYGQSAAMPAFAGAMSLAGAQGSLWSVEGGNKLVCSGLLKLTKANVIHATVTTVTLQQTEGKPLYYVEYENEVGNGSDFYDIVVIATPLHLDNSSSTISFEGFDPPIDAVQGPFQPTVVSLVHGYLNSSYFGFPDPKLFPFASILTTDFPNFFCALDNICPVNISANFRRKQPQEAAVWRVQSPKPLLRSQLKTLFRSYYSVQTAEWQAHPLYGSHTGLPRFALHDQLFHLNALEWAASSVEVMAVAAKNVALLAYNRWYQDLDKIDQKDLMHKVKTEL; from the exons CCGTGGTGGGGGCCGGGATCGGGGGCTCTGCCGTGGCCCATTTCCTCCAGCAGCACTTCGGCCCCCGGGTGCAGATCGACGTGTTCGAGAAGGGGACCGTGGGCGGCCGCCTGGCCACCATCTCAGTCAACAAGCAGCACTATGAGAGCGGGGCCGCCTCCTTCCACTCCCTGAGCCTGCACATGCAGGACTTCGTCAAGCAGCTGG gGCTGAGGCACCGGCGAGAGGTGGTGGGCAGGAGCGCCATCTTCAGCGGGGAGCACTTCGTGCTGGAAGAGACGGACTGGTACCTGCTGAACCTCTTCCGCCTCTGGTGGCACTACGGCATCAGCTTCCTGAGGCTGCAGATGTGGGTGGAGGAGGTCATGGAGAAGTTCATGAG GATCTATAAGTACCAGGCCCATGGTTACGCCTTCTCAGGCGTGGAGGAGCTGCTCTACTCACTGGGCGAGTCTGCCTTCGTCAACATGACCCAGCGCTCCGTGGCCGAGTCCCTGCTCCAGGTGGGCGTCACTCAGCGCTTCATCGACGACGTCGTCTCTGCAGTCCTGCGGGCCAGCTACGGCCAGTCCGCGGCGATGCCTGCCTTTGCCG GAGCCATGTCGCTCGCTGGGGCCCAGGGCAGCCTGTGGTCTGTGGAGGGAGGCAACAAGCTGGTTTGTTCCGGTCTGCTGAAGCTCACCAAGGCCAATGTGATCCATGCCACAGTGACCACTGTGACCCTGCAACAGACAG AAGGGAAACCCTTGTACTACGTCGAGTATGAGAACGAGGTGGGCAATGGCTCTGACTTCTATGACATAGTGGTCATCGCCACCCCCCTGCACCTGGACAACAGCAGCAGCACCATCAGCTTCGAAGGCTTCGACCCGCCCATTGATGCCGTCCAGGGCCCTTTCCAGCCCACCGTCGTCTCCTTGGTCCATGGCTACCTCAACTCTTCCTACTTTGGTTTCCCCGACCCTAAGCTTTTCCCCTTTGCCAGCATCCTCACCACGGATTTCCCCAACTTCTTCTGTGCCCTGGACAACATCTGTCCCGTCAACATCTCGGCCAACTTCCGGCGGAAGCAGCCGCAGGAGGCAGCCGTTTGGCGAGTGCAGTCCCCCAAACCCCTCCTCCGGTCCCAGCTGAAGACCCTCTTCCGCTCCTATTACTCGGTGCAGACGGCCGAGTGGCAGGCCCACCCCCTGTACGGCTCCCACACCGGCCTCCCGCGCTTCGCCCTGCACGACCAGCTCTTCCACCTCAATGCCCTGGAGTGGGCGGCCAGCTCCGTGGAGGTGATGGCCGTGGCTGCCAAGAACGTGGCCCTGCTGGCCTACAACCGCTGGTACCAGGACCTAGACAAGATTGACCAGAAGGATCTGATGCACAAGGTGAAGACTGAGCTGTGA